The Wansuia hejianensis genomic interval GACGGCCATCCGGCTGTCACGGCGGAACATCCCCTCGCCGGAGCAGGGCGCGTCTATCAGTATTTTATCAAAGTAACCCGGGTAGGCCTCTGCCAGCCGCTCCGGACGTTCACCCGTAACGAACAGATTGGGAATCCCGGCCAGCTCCAGATTCTTTACAAGAGCTTTAGCCCTGGAAACACTAATATCATTGGCCAGCAGAAATCCCTCTCCTGCCAGGCGCGCTCCCAGCTCCGTCGCCTTCCCTCCGGGAGCCGCACAGAGATCCAGCACCCGGTCCCCCGGAACAACCGGAAGCCTGCTGGCCGGAGTCATAGCGCTGGGCTCCTGAAGATAGTAAAGACCCGCATAGTAATGAGGATGCCGGGCCGGAGCGCAAGCATCCTCATAATAAAAACCATTCTCTATCCAGGGAATCTGTTCCAGAGAACATCCGGAAATCCGGCAAAAATCCGACGAACGGAGCTTCATGGAATTCACCCGCAGGCCATGGGCCGCCGGCTTCTGAAAGCTCTCCAGATATTCGCTGTATTCATCTCCCAGAAGTTCTTTCATTGCTTCACAATAACGTTCAGGCAACTTCATCTGCAGTCTGTTCCCTCCTACTGTTCTTCGGTAACGCTCTGAGCCCGGTATCCCTCCGCGATGATATCCAGCTGCTGATGAAAACGCCTCAGCTCATCCAGATCGTTCAGCGAATACACCCGGTAAAATTCTTCCTGGATCTTCTCCACTTCCCGTTTGTTCGCAATCCGGTACAGATTCTCAATCGTATTCAGGATATCCGCCACCAGCCGGTGCTGAAGCTGAGACGAAAGCTGCGCGTCCATGATCTCACTGCGCACGGACGACATCTCATTGTCCAGAGAAATAATAGCATCTGCCGCATTGCTCAGTCTTGCCTTGATATGCTCGGGGATGTTCGTCTTATATTTATATTGAAGCGAATGTTCTACCGTCGCCCAGAAATCCATGGCCATGGTCCGGATCTGGATCTCGACCTGCAGTTCCTTCGGCCCGTCGATGGTCTGAACCGTATAGAGAGCGATCAGATGATAGCTTCTGTAGCCACTC includes:
- a CDS encoding GTP pyrophosphokinase, which translates into the protein MDILLWHKILSPYELAVNELVLKFSHMKKEHRERGVYCPIEHVSGRVKTISSILEKMQKKEIPMERMEELVEDIAGIRIICQFVEDIRKVAQLIEARSDIKILYEKDYVKKQKQSGYRSYHLIALYTVQTIDGPKELQVEIQIRTMAMDFWATVEHSLQYKYKTNIPEHIKARLSNAADAIISLDNEMSSVRSEIMDAQLSSQLQHRLVADILNTIENLYRIANKREVEKIQEEFYRVYSLNDLDELRRFHQQLDIIAEGYRAQSVTEEQ